The Exiguobacterium acetylicum genome includes a window with the following:
- a CDS encoding LysE family translocator, whose product MFTTGFGIGFALAAPVGPIGLLCMQRTLRHGRVSGIVSGLGAATADFTYGLLALSGFSLVQSLLTQASWMQLIGSLFLCYIGWSMFQASSKASIADTASSRLSAYLSVLLLTFLNPMTITLFLALFARFELTMTNGQDAVLFLIGIFLGSAAWWIILANITHLLKHQLATPVLRIIQWTSASLIIEFGLFGMIQFFL is encoded by the coding sequence ATGTTCACGACCGGTTTTGGAATCGGATTTGCGTTAGCAGCGCCCGTCGGTCCAATCGGGCTACTCTGTATGCAGCGGACACTTCGACACGGACGGGTTTCCGGTATCGTTTCCGGACTCGGGGCCGCAACCGCAGATTTCACCTACGGATTGCTCGCGTTGTCCGGTTTTTCGCTCGTTCAATCTTTATTAACTCAAGCGTCCTGGATGCAACTGATTGGTAGTTTGTTTTTGTGTTACATCGGCTGGTCGATGTTTCAAGCTTCTTCAAAAGCGTCGATTGCTGATACGGCCTCGTCACGGTTGAGTGCCTATCTGTCTGTCTTACTCTTGACGTTCTTAAATCCAATGACGATCACACTGTTCCTTGCGTTGTTTGCACGGTTTGAGTTGACGATGACGAACGGGCAAGATGCAGTTCTATTTTTGATCGGTATTTTTCTTGGTTCTGCCGCTTGGTGGATCATCTTGGCGAACATCACGCATCTGCTTAAACATCAGCTTGCGACACCCGTTTTACGTATCATTCAGTGGACGTCTGCTAGTCTGATCATTGAATTTGGGTTATTCGGAATGATTCAGTTCTTCCTCTGA
- a CDS encoding Lrp/AsnC family transcriptional regulator, whose protein sequence is MDSYDLKIIEFLRKDARMKWSTLAQHIGLSAPAVAERVTRLQEQDIIRQLTTVLNPASFDYRLAAFVAVSLERPEHRAPFLERIKQIEHVLDCHHIAGDDDYLLKIRCRDTEQLDEIITYQIKGLSGILRTKTTIIMRTEKESLHFPLPEVD, encoded by the coding sequence ATGGATTCCTACGATTTAAAAATAATTGAATTTTTAAGAAAAGATGCCCGTATGAAATGGTCGACACTTGCACAGCACATCGGCTTATCAGCACCGGCAGTTGCGGAGCGCGTCACGCGTTTACAAGAACAAGACATCATTCGTCAGTTAACGACGGTGCTAAATCCGGCTTCTTTTGATTATCGTCTTGCTGCGTTCGTCGCCGTCTCACTCGAACGACCGGAACATCGGGCACCATTTCTTGAACGGATCAAACAAATCGAACACGTACTCGATTGTCATCACATCGCGGGTGACGATGATTATCTACTCAAAATCCGCTGTCGCGATACAGAACAACTTGATGAGATCATTACCTATCAGATTAAAGGATTATCAGGAATTTTACGTACGAAGACGACAATCATCATGCGAACGGAAAAGGAATCGCTTCACTTTCCGTTACCAGAGGTCGACTGA
- a CDS encoding DUF4397 domain-containing protein, with amino-acid sequence MKKLLSFVTATLLFALFVLPVGAADDAMVRVIHASPDAPAVDIAVDGKKAVSGAKFKDVTDYLTLPAGEHKVEVFAAGTTEDPVLSQTLNVEAGKFYSVAAIGKLADIKLAVMEDNGKGEDGKSMVRVAHFAPDAPAVDVAPKGGDPLFSNLEFSKVSDYGTLDAGTYDLEVRPAGATDVVKALDGIKLDSGKNYTALAIGLLEGEPAFDVLLIPDGGEMASMPETGLGGSSDTASATPWAVAAAAALLVGTAYVVRRKQDA; translated from the coding sequence ATGAAGAAACTCTTATCGTTTGTGACCGCTACGTTACTGTTTGCACTATTCGTGCTACCAGTAGGCGCAGCAGATGACGCAATGGTTCGTGTCATTCATGCTTCACCAGATGCTCCGGCAGTCGATATCGCGGTCGATGGCAAAAAAGCGGTATCAGGAGCAAAATTCAAAGATGTCACAGATTACCTCACACTACCAGCTGGCGAACATAAAGTAGAAGTATTCGCTGCAGGAACAACAGAAGATCCTGTGCTCTCTCAAACACTCAACGTAGAAGCTGGTAAATTCTACTCGGTCGCAGCAATCGGCAAATTAGCTGATATCAAACTTGCAGTCATGGAAGACAACGGTAAAGGCGAAGACGGAAAATCAATGGTTCGTGTCGCACACTTTGCACCGGATGCACCGGCTGTTGATGTCGCACCAAAAGGTGGAGATCCACTCTTCAGCAACCTTGAATTCTCAAAAGTCTCTGACTACGGCACACTCGATGCAGGCACATATGATCTTGAAGTCCGTCCTGCAGGCGCAACGGATGTCGTTAAAGCACTTGATGGTATCAAACTCGACAGTGGTAAAAACTATACAGCACTCGCAATCGGATTACTTGAAGGCGAACCAGCATTTGATGTCCTCTTGATCCCAGACGGTGGTGAAATGGCATCGATGCCAGAAACAGGACTTGGTGGTTCATCTGATACGGCTTCTGCTACACCATGGGCAGTCGCAGCAGCAGCTGCCTTGTTAGTAGGTACAGCGTATGTCGTCCGTCGTAAACAAGACGCTTAA
- a CDS encoding class F sortase yields the protein MSSVVNKTLKSSLLLLLVLAGCQSGSLPEKTTKPDQPKVTETTPSSSTDSASVDEEAFIPTRIVIPTLDVKTNIEVVGKDKQGRMDVPKQTDQVAWYKYGAKAGQTGNVVLAGHLDDKDGPAVFYDLAKLKKGQRIEVTGKAGQQVSYVVTNVMSYPVDEAPVGSIFGATVMNKLTLISCIGTFSESKGYDQRLVVTAEQDE from the coding sequence ATGTCGTCCGTCGTAAACAAGACGCTTAAGAGTAGCTTACTCCTTTTACTCGTATTAGCCGGATGTCAATCAGGTTCACTTCCAGAGAAGACTACAAAACCGGATCAACCGAAAGTTACAGAAACAACGCCCTCTTCGTCTACGGACTCAGCTTCAGTGGACGAAGAGGCATTCATTCCGACACGCATTGTAATCCCGACACTCGATGTGAAAACAAACATTGAAGTGGTTGGGAAGGATAAACAAGGACGGATGGATGTTCCGAAACAAACCGATCAAGTCGCTTGGTATAAGTACGGTGCAAAAGCCGGACAAACTGGAAATGTTGTACTAGCCGGACACTTGGATGATAAAGACGGTCCCGCTGTTTTTTATGATTTAGCCAAGCTGAAAAAAGGGCAACGGATTGAAGTGACGGGTAAAGCAGGACAACAGGTATCATACGTGGTGACGAACGTCATGTCCTATCCTGTCGATGAAGCGCCTGTCGGATCAATCTTCGGTGCGACCGTCATGAATAAACTGACGCTCATTTCATGCATTGGTACGTTTTCAGAATCAAAAGGATACGATCAGCGTCTTGTCGTCACAGCAGAACAAGACGAGTAA
- a CDS encoding globin-coupled sensor protein produces MRNPFKSKTTSVYQATIGFPDSRLITKTADPDLTSRLVYMGYTEEQLQTLKSMAPVVQGILDEVLEQVLDHLLLNPEMATIAKQSSTRERLKKVFADYFTSLLTGNMDESFLAMRTRMGQTHKHNFVPVTWFIASYAAFQTLLIPKIVEHYQHDPAQLTTAVLALTHAMNLDAQIVTSQYVDSRLHEVTAANESRRQLLTDVVRVSQEVASSVEHTDHAIVETSRRASQVLAETAQTEQTSQQLVQMTIANERQMQQMEQQFAQSTQQVGTSLESIHELKTTSDDIVQMTQSIEAIANQTNLLALNASIEAARAGEHGKGFAVVATEVRNLAENAKSLSSSINGLIQKNNGNITQLVSQMEDITRANTASQQELQQVKQGIQTVKSEMENSLTLFGRNKENLGQIVETIQGLSKTTQGLTTLTTDLVAASETH; encoded by the coding sequence GTGCGTAACCCTTTTAAAAGTAAGACTACTTCGGTTTATCAAGCTACAATCGGCTTTCCTGATTCCCGTCTCATCACGAAGACGGCAGATCCTGATCTCACATCCCGTCTGGTATACATGGGCTATACAGAAGAACAGCTACAGACGCTCAAATCGATGGCACCTGTCGTTCAAGGCATCTTAGATGAGGTCCTCGAGCAAGTGCTTGATCATCTTCTATTGAATCCAGAGATGGCAACGATTGCGAAACAATCATCGACACGCGAACGACTGAAAAAAGTCTTCGCCGACTACTTCACGAGTCTTCTGACAGGAAACATGGATGAATCCTTCCTTGCGATGCGGACACGGATGGGACAAACGCATAAACATAACTTCGTTCCCGTCACTTGGTTCATCGCTTCGTACGCTGCGTTTCAGACGCTGTTGATTCCAAAAATCGTCGAACATTATCAGCATGATCCAGCGCAACTGACAACAGCCGTACTCGCCTTGACACATGCGATGAACTTAGATGCTCAGATCGTGACGAGCCAGTATGTCGATTCTCGTCTTCATGAAGTGACAGCAGCGAACGAATCACGCCGTCAACTTTTGACAGATGTCGTTCGTGTCAGTCAAGAAGTCGCAAGCTCAGTCGAACATACGGATCATGCTATCGTCGAAACGAGTCGCCGGGCTTCACAAGTATTAGCAGAAACCGCTCAAACGGAACAAACGAGTCAACAACTCGTCCAAATGACGATTGCGAACGAACGACAGATGCAACAGATGGAGCAACAATTCGCACAATCAACGCAACAAGTCGGTACTTCGCTTGAAAGCATTCATGAATTGAAAACGACATCAGACGATATCGTCCAGATGACGCAAAGTATCGAAGCGATCGCCAATCAGACGAATTTACTCGCGTTGAATGCTTCGATTGAAGCAGCACGTGCCGGTGAACACGGCAAAGGTTTTGCTGTCGTCGCGACCGAAGTCCGAAACCTTGCTGAAAATGCCAAGTCATTAAGTAGCAGTATCAATGGTCTGATTCAAAAGAACAATGGTAATATCACACAACTCGTTTCTCAGATGGAAGACATTACACGCGCCAACACCGCATCTCAGCAAGAGCTTCAACAAGTCAAACAAGGGATCCAGACAGTCAAGAGCGAGATGGAGAATTCCCTCACCTTGTTTGGTCGCAACAAAGAAAACCTTGGACAAATCGTCGAGACGATCCAAGGACTCAGCAAGACGACACAAGGCTTGACGACACTGACAACGGATCTCGTCGCCGCTTCCGAAACGCATTAA
- a CDS encoding cation transporter: MKETTLSVIGMTCNHCKASVESALSEVEGVRSASVSLEQNQVTVQHEDVARERLVDAIEEIGYDVPTV; this comes from the coding sequence ATGAAAGAAACAACGTTATCTGTTATCGGTATGACATGTAATCACTGTAAAGCGAGTGTCGAATCTGCTTTATCTGAAGTGGAAGGTGTACGTAGTGCTTCTGTTTCGCTCGAACAAAACCAAGTCACCGTACAACATGAGGATGTTGCCCGCGAGCGCCTCGTCGATGCGATCGAAGAAATCGGCTACGATGTGCCAACTGTATAA
- a CDS encoding heavy metal translocating P-type ATPase, whose amino-acid sequence MSKTIEFDIEGMTCAACSARIEKVLNRMDGVEATVNLPLETARVSISDAYDDQAIIEKIRKIGYEATVKQAPHAAKTNRRMLYRFIIAAILSLPLLASMLVHIPNSPFHLPVLMNPWLQFALATPVQFIIGAPFYSGAYKSLRSGSANMDVLVALGTSAAYFYSVAEMLLVSDMPHLYFETSAILITLVLLGKVLEDRAKQQTTGAIKSLLSLQAKEAVVLEDGQERTVSIDAIQTGMILLVKPGNKIPTDGVIRAGDAYLDESMLTGESVPVRKTIGASVIGGTLNTNGSLQVEATKIGQATVLSQIIRVVEQAQTEKAPIQRQADRISGVFVPIVVAIALLTLAAWWMISGSFAEAIRPAIAVLVIACPCALGLATPTSIMVGTGKGAERGILFKGGAQLENLQHVDAVVFDKTGTLTVGRPVVVETFGTETALDFAAALERQSEHPLARAITAERDVVFDIERFHVESGRGITGQIMGHDLIVGSARMMQERNIVLPDWTSPGATLVYVAVDGEVAAGYAIRDALKDSAKETIQRLRETKEVYLLTGDRREVADHLAQELGLDPAFVFADVLPIEKADVIQSLQQTKRVAMVGDGINDAPALVTADVGIALGSGTDVALEAADVTLLGHDLKQVLLAIELSEQTMKNIRQNLVFALGYNTIGIPVAFLGLLAPWLAGAAMAFSSVSVVTNALRLKRIPLSEGGSSS is encoded by the coding sequence GTGTCAAAAACGATTGAGTTTGATATTGAAGGGATGACGTGTGCCGCCTGCTCCGCCCGGATTGAAAAAGTCCTCAACCGGATGGACGGGGTCGAAGCAACGGTCAACTTGCCGCTTGAAACCGCTCGTGTCTCGATTTCCGATGCCTATGATGATCAAGCGATCATCGAAAAAATCCGGAAAATCGGCTATGAGGCAACGGTCAAACAAGCACCACACGCAGCGAAGACAAATCGTCGGATGCTCTATCGTTTCATCATCGCAGCCATTCTATCGCTCCCGTTACTTGCTAGCATGTTGGTTCACATCCCTAACAGTCCGTTCCACCTGCCTGTCTTAATGAATCCTTGGCTCCAGTTCGCCTTAGCGACTCCGGTTCAATTCATTATTGGTGCGCCGTTTTATAGCGGAGCCTATAAAAGTTTACGGAGTGGTAGTGCAAACATGGACGTCCTTGTCGCGCTCGGAACGTCAGCTGCCTACTTCTATTCAGTTGCCGAAATGCTACTTGTCTCTGATATGCCGCACCTCTACTTTGAGACAAGCGCCATTTTGATTACACTCGTCTTGCTTGGTAAAGTCCTCGAAGATCGTGCGAAACAACAGACGACAGGAGCCATTAAAAGCTTGCTCTCTCTGCAAGCGAAAGAAGCCGTCGTGTTAGAAGATGGACAGGAACGAACTGTCTCCATCGATGCGATTCAAACTGGTATGATCTTACTCGTAAAACCTGGGAACAAAATTCCGACAGATGGTGTCATTCGTGCAGGTGATGCGTATCTCGATGAATCGATGTTGACGGGTGAGTCCGTACCTGTTCGTAAGACGATTGGCGCATCTGTCATTGGTGGTACGCTGAATACAAATGGATCGTTACAAGTCGAAGCGACAAAGATTGGACAAGCGACGGTTCTCTCGCAAATCATCCGTGTAGTCGAACAAGCGCAGACTGAAAAAGCACCTATCCAGCGACAAGCGGATCGTATTTCTGGTGTGTTCGTACCCATCGTCGTCGCGATCGCTCTTTTGACGTTAGCCGCTTGGTGGATGATCAGTGGATCCTTCGCAGAAGCGATTCGTCCGGCCATCGCGGTGCTCGTCATCGCTTGTCCATGTGCGCTCGGACTGGCGACACCAACTTCCATCATGGTCGGCACTGGAAAAGGTGCTGAGCGAGGAATCCTCTTTAAAGGCGGTGCTCAACTCGAGAACCTCCAGCATGTCGACGCCGTCGTCTTTGATAAGACCGGAACGTTGACAGTTGGTCGTCCGGTCGTCGTCGAGACGTTCGGTACGGAGACTGCGCTCGATTTTGCTGCTGCGCTTGAACGGCAATCGGAACACCCTCTTGCTCGCGCCATCACAGCAGAACGGGATGTCGTCTTTGATATCGAACGGTTCCACGTCGAATCAGGACGTGGGATCACGGGACAAATCATGGGACATGATCTCATCGTCGGATCGGCGCGAATGATGCAGGAACGAAACATCGTTCTTCCTGATTGGACATCACCTGGAGCGACTCTCGTATACGTCGCTGTTGATGGAGAAGTCGCGGCCGGATACGCCATCCGTGACGCGCTAAAAGATTCAGCGAAAGAAACGATCCAGCGGTTGCGCGAGACAAAAGAAGTATATCTCTTGACCGGTGACCGCCGGGAAGTCGCTGATCATTTAGCTCAAGAACTGGGACTGGACCCAGCGTTTGTTTTTGCTGACGTCCTCCCCATTGAAAAGGCAGATGTCATTCAATCACTTCAACAAACGAAACGTGTTGCGATGGTGGGAGACGGTATCAATGACGCCCCTGCGCTCGTGACAGCAGATGTCGGCATCGCACTAGGTAGCGGAACGGATGTCGCGCTTGAAGCAGCTGATGTGACGTTACTCGGACACGATTTAAAGCAAGTCTTACTTGCGATCGAACTGAGTGAGCAGACGATGAAGAACATTCGCCAAAACCTCGTCTTTGCACTCGGTTACAACACAATTGGTATCCCCGTCGCTTTTCTTGGTCTACTTGCTCCCTGGCTTGCGGGGGCAGCGATGGCATTCAGCTCTGTCTCTGTCGTAACGAATGCGTTACGATTAAAACGTATCCCATTATCTGAAGGAGGATCATCATCATGA
- a CDS encoding metal-sensitive transcriptional regulator: MTHDHPVVPRTNEEQDALMKRLKRIEGQVRGIANMVSEDRYCIDILTQTASIQAALRQVELQIIERHVKMCMHEVATRKDSTDAYVDELMAVIARLKK; encoded by the coding sequence ATGACACACGATCACCCCGTTGTTCCACGGACGAACGAAGAACAAGATGCGTTGATGAAACGATTGAAACGCATTGAAGGGCAAGTCCGTGGTATTGCCAATATGGTTTCTGAAGACCGATATTGTATCGATATTTTGACGCAGACAGCATCGATTCAAGCAGCTCTACGACAAGTCGAACTACAAATCATCGAACGCCATGTCAAGATGTGCATGCATGAAGTCGCCACCCGTAAAGACAGTACAGACGCTTACGTCGATGAGTTGATGGCAGTCATTGCTCGTCTGAAAAAATAA
- a CDS encoding DHA2 family efflux MFS transporter permease subunit: MQQSATHTSRPPYGILAVLMIGAFIAFLNNTLLNIALPSIMKDLAIEPSTAQWLSTGFMLVNGVLIPTSAFLIQKYSVRRLFLLAMTLFSTGTILAGFAEVFPVLLAGRMIQASGSAIMMPLLMNVMLVSFPIEKRGTAMGFFGLIMMGAPAIGPTLSGWIIEHYDWRMLFHFITPIALIVLVAGFFLLRDVKERSDTRIDLTSVALSSLGFGGLLYGFSSAGSKGWDSFHVYGALIVGVIALVTFIYRQLHMERPMLNFKIYRYPMFALSSAISMVVTMAMFSGMLLLPIYVQTIRGISPLDAGLMLLPGAILMAVMSPINGKLFDKIGGRPLALTGLFITVVTSYYFSQLEMDTTYTHLIVLYSLRMFGMSMVMMPVSTNGLNQLPTRYYPHGTAMNNTLQQVSGAIGTALLVTIMSTHAKTRGTELAAEAAKNMTSQPTAEAAAALKQQITMQATLDGINYAFFISTFIAALAFVLAFFIKRATQAEDIISDQRSLNETIVKPQVSNQ, encoded by the coding sequence ATGCAACAAAGCGCTACTCACACATCCCGACCTCCCTATGGCATTCTTGCTGTTTTGATGATTGGGGCATTCATTGCTTTCTTAAATAATACCTTACTCAATATCGCCCTTCCTTCGATCATGAAGGACTTAGCGATTGAACCATCGACCGCTCAATGGCTCTCGACTGGTTTCATGCTCGTCAACGGTGTCTTAATTCCGACATCGGCTTTCTTGATTCAAAAGTATTCGGTCCGTCGTCTCTTCTTACTAGCGATGACTCTCTTCTCGACCGGAACGATTTTAGCAGGATTCGCTGAAGTCTTCCCTGTGCTACTCGCAGGACGAATGATTCAAGCGTCTGGTTCTGCGATCATGATGCCATTACTGATGAACGTCATGCTCGTCAGCTTCCCAATTGAAAAACGCGGAACAGCGATGGGCTTCTTCGGATTGATCATGATGGGTGCTCCAGCAATCGGACCGACATTGTCTGGTTGGATCATCGAGCACTATGATTGGCGGATGTTGTTCCACTTCATCACACCGATCGCCTTAATCGTTCTCGTCGCTGGTTTCTTCTTGCTCCGTGACGTTAAGGAACGCTCAGACACTCGCATCGATCTGACTTCCGTTGCACTTTCGTCACTCGGTTTTGGTGGTTTACTGTATGGGTTCAGCTCCGCTGGTTCTAAAGGATGGGACAGTTTCCATGTTTACGGCGCCTTGATTGTTGGTGTGATTGCGCTCGTGACATTCATTTACCGTCAGCTCCATATGGAACGTCCGATGCTCAACTTTAAAATTTACCGTTATCCGATGTTCGCCTTATCTTCTGCCATTTCGATGGTCGTGACGATGGCGATGTTCTCGGGCATGTTATTGCTTCCGATCTATGTCCAGACGATTCGTGGCATCTCGCCACTTGATGCCGGTCTCATGTTGTTACCGGGTGCCATCTTGATGGCAGTCATGTCACCGATCAACGGGAAACTGTTCGATAAAATCGGCGGTCGTCCTCTTGCGTTGACTGGTTTATTCATCACAGTCGTCACAAGTTATTACTTCAGTCAGCTTGAGATGGATACAACGTACACACATCTGATTGTCCTCTATTCATTGCGGATGTTCGGGATGTCAATGGTCATGATGCCAGTCTCAACGAACGGTTTGAACCAGTTACCAACACGCTACTATCCACACGGAACGGCGATGAACAATACACTTCAACAAGTATCCGGTGCGATTGGAACAGCATTGCTCGTTACGATCATGTCGACGCATGCGAAGACACGTGGAACGGAACTCGCAGCGGAAGCGGCTAAAAACATGACAAGTCAACCGACTGCTGAAGCGGCGGCTGCTTTAAAACAGCAGATCACGATGCAAGCGACGCTTGACGGGATCAACTATGCGTTCTTCATCTCGACGTTCATTGCTGCTTTAGCATTCGTCCTTGCTTTCTTCATCAAGCGTGCGACACAAGCAGAGGACATCATCAGCGATCAACGATCATTGAACGAAACGATCGTCAAACCACAAGTTTCCAATCAATAA
- the ytxJ gene encoding bacillithiol system redox-active protein YtxJ yields the protein MTQPRKLQSISDFDQFASEHTAFVICKHSTTCPISAAGFSEYTKFADETSVPTAYLFVQEARTLSNHIAEHYSVRHESPQVLFIQDGKSVWTASHYDITKDALETNVQ from the coding sequence ATGACACAACCACGTAAACTGCAATCGATTTCTGATTTTGATCAATTTGCTTCCGAACACACAGCGTTCGTGATCTGCAAACACAGTACGACATGCCCAATCAGCGCTGCTGGCTTTTCTGAGTATACGAAGTTCGCCGATGAAACGTCTGTTCCAACGGCGTACCTCTTTGTTCAAGAAGCTCGGACATTGTCGAACCATATTGCCGAGCACTATAGCGTTCGACACGAGTCACCCCAAGTCTTGTTCATTCAAGATGGTAAGTCCGTTTGGACAGCATCTCATTACGATATTACGAAAGATGCGCTCGAAACGAACGTCCAGTAA
- a CDS encoding acetolactate synthase large subunit, producing MNAADWFVQCLEAEGVTHIFGVPGEENITLLESLSRSSITFITTRHETNAAFMAAMFGRLSGRPGVCLSTLGPGATNMMTGIASATMDHSPVVAITGQGATARQHKASHQMFDLVDLYRPVTKSSTSVLTAEVIPEIVRRAFATASSEKPGATHISFPEDIAKQERDQPMTPMQSDSAPTYLHSLTIDDPDVLRLIERAKQPVIIAGFGIHRQQALDAFRIFVEKLQVPVVETMMGKGAISSHHPLAAHTIGLPDVDYNQRILEASDLIITVGYDITELPPQKWNPKKTPVVHLDTNPHEIDAYYPVVANLVGPLDELLTVLTPLLPERAWDGWQHDRDKLREEIQETYSLALPLHPQSIVRELERTVGENGMVFSDVGAHKVWLARHYQTTRPNQLFISNGFASMGYGLSSALAAKLLYPDRRIVCAAGDGAFLMNGQDLETAVRLKLPLVVLIWRDGTYGLIEWKQQQAYGRSSYITFDNPDLVQLAHAFGALGLRVGEHGSLAHCLDQAFASDGPVLIDCPVDYRENLKLSERLRTYGG from the coding sequence GTGAACGCGGCGGATTGGTTCGTTCAATGTTTAGAAGCAGAGGGTGTCACACATATTTTTGGCGTTCCTGGAGAAGAAAACATCACATTGCTCGAATCACTCAGTCGTTCATCGATCACCTTCATTACGACACGCCATGAAACGAATGCCGCTTTCATGGCAGCGATGTTCGGTCGTCTGAGCGGACGACCGGGTGTTTGCCTGTCGACGCTTGGTCCTGGCGCGACCAATATGATGACCGGTATCGCGAGTGCAACGATGGATCACTCCCCTGTCGTCGCCATCACGGGTCAAGGCGCAACGGCACGCCAACATAAGGCGTCGCACCAAATGTTTGATCTCGTTGACCTGTATCGTCCTGTCACGAAATCAAGCACGTCCGTTTTGACGGCAGAGGTCATTCCGGAAATCGTACGTCGTGCCTTTGCGACAGCGAGCAGTGAAAAGCCGGGAGCGACACACATCTCTTTTCCGGAAGACATCGCAAAACAAGAACGCGATCAACCGATGACACCGATGCAAAGTGATAGCGCACCGACCTATCTTCACTCCTTAACGATTGATGACCCGGACGTTTTACGTCTGATTGAGCGAGCAAAACAGCCGGTCATCATTGCTGGTTTCGGTATTCATAGGCAACAAGCACTTGATGCGTTTCGAATATTCGTTGAAAAACTGCAGGTTCCTGTCGTTGAGACGATGATGGGAAAAGGCGCGATTTCCTCGCATCACCCACTTGCTGCACACACGATTGGTTTACCAGACGTCGATTACAATCAGCGAATTCTTGAGGCGAGTGACCTCATCATTACGGTCGGCTACGATATTACCGAATTGCCCCCACAAAAATGGAACCCGAAAAAGACACCTGTCGTCCATCTCGATACGAATCCGCACGAAATCGATGCGTACTACCCGGTCGTGGCGAACTTAGTCGGACCACTTGATGAATTGCTGACTGTGTTGACTCCGTTACTTCCCGAGCGCGCGTGGGACGGCTGGCAACACGATCGCGATAAATTACGCGAAGAAATCCAAGAAACGTATTCGCTCGCACTTCCTTTGCACCCGCAAAGTATCGTTCGTGAACTCGAGCGAACTGTCGGAGAGAATGGGATGGTCTTCTCGGACGTCGGCGCTCATAAGGTGTGGCTCGCTCGTCATTATCAAACGACGCGTCCGAATCAATTATTCATTTCGAACGGGTTTGCTTCGATGGGCTATGGTTTATCGAGTGCGCTCGCAGCCAAGCTATTATATCCGGACCGGCGAATCGTCTGCGCTGCCGGAGACGGTGCCTTCTTGATGAATGGACAGGACCTTGAAACTGCCGTTCGCTTGAAACTCCCGCTCGTCGTGTTGATTTGGCGTGACGGAACGTATGGACTCATTGAATGGAAACAACAACAAGCTTACGGACGTTCGTCCTACATCACGTTCGACAATCCGGATCTCGTTCAACTGGCTCATGCCTTCGGAGCACTCGGTCTTCGTGTCGGTGAACACGGTTCCCTTGCACACTGTCTTGATCAAGCATTTGCGAGCGATGGACCCGTTTTAATTGACTGTCCGGTCGATTACCGGGAAAATCTAAAGTTAAGTGAACGTCTCCGGACGTATGGAGGGTGA